In Hoplias malabaricus isolate fHopMal1 chromosome 6, fHopMal1.hap1, whole genome shotgun sequence, a single window of DNA contains:
- the c1qtnf6a gene encoding complement C1q tumor necrosis factor-related protein 1, with amino-acid sequence MFGSVLPPFLFLLPFTLSVPQPHCSRCCDDLPPAEDTVKTTPEIHTYINMTILKGDKGDKGDKGTPGKPGVEGPPGPRGHEGPKGSKGQAGAPGDPCKSEHSVFSVGRRKALHSTDYYQALVFDTVFVNVPEHFDMFTGKFHCRVPGVYFFNVNIHTWNFKETYLHIMLNEEAKAIIYAQPSDRSIMQSQSILLTLALGDEVWVRLYKRERENAIYSDDVDVYITFNGYLIKSNQE; translated from the exons ATGTTTGGGAGTGTGCTGCCCCCTTTTCTCTTCCTCCTGCCCTTCACACTGTCCGTGCCTCAGCCTCACTGCAGCCGTTGCTGTGATGACCTTCCTCCAGCAGAGGACACTGTGAAGACAACGCCTGAAATTCACACATACATCAATATGACAATCCTCAAAG GTGACAAAGGTGATAAGGGGGATAAGGGGACTCCGGGTAAACCTGGTGTAGAGGGTCCTCCAGGACCACGTGGCCACGAGGGCCCCAAAGGTTCCAAGGGCCAAGCTGGAGCTCCAGGTGACCCCTGTAAGTCAGAGCACTCCGTGTTTTCAGTGGGACGTCGCAAGGCCCTCCACAGCACAGACTATTATCAGGCCCTCGTGTTCGACACTGTCTTCGTCAACGTCCCCGAACACTTTGACATGTTTACGGGGAAATTCCACTGTCGCGTTCCAGGGGTCTACTTCTTCAATGTGAACATCCATACATGGAACTTCAAGGAGACGTACCTTCACATCATGCTAAACGAGGAAGCCAAGGCCATCATATATGCCCAGCCCAGTGACCGCTCCATCATGCAGAGCCAGAGCATCCTGCTCACCCTCGCACTGGGTGATGAGGTGTGGGTGCGGCTGTACAAACGTGAGCGTGAGAACGCCATCTACAGTGATGATGTGGATGTCTACATCACCTTCAATGGATACCTCATCAAGTCTAATCAGGAATAG
- the mgat3a gene encoding beta-1,4-mannosyl-glycoprotein 4-beta-N-acetylglucosaminyltransferase a, with product MKVRRHKLFLFCSVGISVVSLLYCYKSLQQVPFLQDDQSSLKSLFMFTDVFWGAPQTSSLHNTHNHHRAEQILRQVKHDGKESKVENLVGSDSTDLDGELHKKTYVLEEDLTPYFLHTDTGELCFSEGTRTVKQSNASESEDAKSKLELHKKNNTILVGHTVKERKVVKCVCHQGWHGPNCGVPTVVEHSNLPTKTSLKPRKVPRRIINAININHEFDLLHVRFRELADTVDLFMICESNFTAYGDPKPLTFRHLLLNGTFDYIKHKILYIFLDHFPQGGRANGWIADDYLRTFLTKNGLLRVQNLRQDDVFILDDADEIPFRDGILFLKLYNGWTEPFGIHMRKSLYGFFWKQFGTLDVISGCTVAMLLMVYKGDGILLRRREYFNMPGFRQYENKSGRRLMPWSIGSPVHYAGWHCSWCFKPEGIYYKLIAAQNGDFPRWGDFAEKRKLDYIRELIRTGGWFDDSLPRYPPTDPKEPMFAPKYLLDNYDRYRYLLENPYAKR from the exons atgaAAGTCAGAAGGCACAAGTTGTTCCTGTTCTGCTCAGTTGGGATCTCCGTGGTCTCTCTCCTCTATTGTTATAAAAGCCTCCAGCAGGTCCCATTTCTCCAGGATGATCAGTCAAGTCTGAAATCACTGTTCATGTTCACTGATGTCTTTTGGGGAGCTCCACAGACCTCATCCCTCCATAACACTCACAACCACCATAGAGCAGAACAGATACTGAGACAAGTGAAGCATGATGGAAAG GAATCAAAGGTGGAAAATCTGGTCGGATCGGATTCTACTGATCTAGATGGGGAACTTCACAAAAAAACGTACGTTTTGGAGGAAGATCTCACCCCGTACTtcctccacacagacacaggagaactgTGCTTCAGTGAAGGTACAAGAACAGTTAAACAAAGTAATGCCTCAGAGAGTGAGGATGCCAAGTCAAAACTGGagcttcacaaaaaaaacaacacaatccTTGTAGGTCACACGGTCAAGGAAAGGAAAGTTGTGAAGTGTGTTTGTCACCAAGGCTGGCATGGCCCTAACTGTGGGGTGCCAACTGTTGTTGAACACTCAAATCTTCCCACAAAGACCTCCTTAAAGCCTAGGAAAGTTCCACGCAGAATCATCAATGCTATCAACATCAACCACGAATTTGACCTGCTGCATGTCCGGTTCCGTGAGCTTGCAGATACTGTGGATCTGTTCATGATATGCGAGTCGAATTTTACCGCCTATGGAGATCCCAAACCACTTACATTTCGGCATCTCCTTCTCAATGGAACGTTCGATTATATCAAGCACAAGatcctttacatttttcttgaTCATTTCCCACAAGGTGGTCGAGCCAATGGCTGGATAGCAGACGACTACCTGCGAACCTTCTTGACAAAGAATGGGCTCTTGAGGGTCCAGAATCTGAGGCAGGATGATGTATTCATCCTGGATGATGCAGATGAGATTCCATTTAGGGATGGAATCTTGTTTCTTAAACTCTACAATGGCTGGACAGAACCTTTTGGAATCCACATGCGGAAGTCCTTGTACGGGTTCTTCTGGAAGCAATTTGGAACGCTGGATGTAATCTCTGGATGCACAGTGGCCATGCTTCTGATGGTCTACAAGGGGGACGGGATTCTGTTGAGACGGAGGGAGTATTTTAACATGCCTGGGTTTAGGCAATATGAGAACAAGTCGGGTCGCAGGTTGATGCCTTGGTCTATCGGAAGTCCAGTTCACTACGCAGGATGGCACTGTTCATGGTGTTTTAAGCCTGAAGGAATTTACTACAAGCTGATAGCTGCACAAAATGGGGACTTCCCTCGCTGGGGGGACTTTGCAGAGAAGCGGAAACTGGATTACATCAGAGAGTTGATACGAACTGGTGGCTGGTTCGATGACTCGTTGCCACGCTACCCACCAACAGACCCTAAAGAACCTATGTTTGCCCCCAAATATTTGTTGGACAACTATGATCGGTATAGGTACTTGTTGGAAAATCCATATGCAAAAAGGTGA